In the genome of Oryzias melastigma strain HK-1 linkage group LG19, ASM292280v2, whole genome shotgun sequence, the window aaacagattgatatctttaaaagaaacaacattttgactacgctaactcctaaccttttAGTATcacaaacacaattaaaacagtccaacactgctacatgccagctgcgttagcatattaACAAAAACACCTAACCAGTTTGACAGAGTGTATCCCTAAAATTGTGTCAACATCAATAAGCAGAACTAGAATTAATCCATTTATAAGGGACTTCAGATTATTTGGGTACTGTCATTTTtgaagatagatagatagataaataaataaataatggcaCACTTTTAAGTGCACCTTGTAGTGTGAAACATATGGTAAATTGTCTTCTGATCCCAAGCAggtttgataaaataaaatacacagcAACAAATTGTGTGCTGCAGCTTTACCAAATAGCCAACTGACATTTTGCGGCATTTCTATTTGCACTCATGTTtcacattcttctttttttttcctatggaaGAGGGTTTACTAAAATTTGACTTCTATCTTCCTTTAGGTTCACTGATGCAAAGCTCCCCTCCTGTCGACATAACGCTAAAATGCTTCAGTAGCTGTCTGCTTGTGGAACAAGGCTTCACCGCAGGAATCTGCATTTTAGAAGAGAGATGCCGACATTTGAAGTCATTCCGTCGCACCAGGACATTTCCTCCTCTCAGGGAATGTGCTGAACGAGCGCTTTCAGAGACAATCGGGAAAGCAGTCATTAGTATTGAtcatgttcaataaaaacataaaagcctTCATCTGTAATTGTAATATATGGTGAACAAGGAAACTGCTCAATACTTGTTCTACGGCTCAGCAAATCAGAATGACAAAAGTGTTCAATCAAAGTGGGGTTCCTGTTGAGCAGGTGCTGCACAATTACAATTCCCCATGAAAATCTCTTAAATACTAATAAAACAACTGATTTATTGGGAAATCAGCATTTGAAATGTCATTCCACTTTACCTAAACAAGACCACGGAATGTCTGGTTTGGTAAAAGTCTTACGATTTGTAAGTTACACACAATcgctttattttggttttatgtacaaatgtattttgtgaCGAAAGAGAGAATctaagaagaaaaatgtgttttcattttcaaaatgttggcTGTAAAATTTGAACCAAGCGTGTTAGAGAAAAGTAGTGGTCTGAGGTTTGACATAGCagattctgtgattttttttaaaactggagCCTGCTGGAACACACCCACTGAGCGCCGCGATCCTCCATGGAAGGCTCACGCCGTGCAGCGGATTGTTTCAGCGTCGGGTttattttgtgcgcgagccgcgaacgatccgcgtcaattctggtaggaagttacatcaagatgcatgagaaaatacagtttattttcaaaatataatcaattatttagaataaaacacaGTGATTGTGTGAGATTAGCCCCTGCTAACTTCTGCGTGtttgttgatgaggaagaaagtgatcaAAAGATTCAATTGGATTTTAGTCAATCtaataaaagttggatcaaGCTTGTACAGAGATCTCCGGGTCCAGGGGCATGCAAAAGTTATAAAAGGTTATAAAATAAGGCTCACTTATATATGTTGAAGGCGGGCTTTATTTGGCTCCAGGCCAATGTTAACACCTTGTAATCTAAAGCTTGAGTGGTCAGTGTTCATGGTCCTGCTCCCGCCAACAAGGTCATTTACAGCTTTGTTTGTCAGTGGAAAAGTACAGATTAGGTCCCTTGAAGCTCCTACCTAACTGATTTAATCTGGTCTACAGCCCCATGTGGATTGATGCCTTCATCAATGcgttaataacaaaatataaaggTGTAGTATagcataaaagtataaaaaagccttcatttgacaattgacaaatgtgatcatgtttagagatgaaaataaatatacaatcacaacaaacacacatacttctctctgtttctcaacaacagatacattaaaaaagtgtaGGCCTACttactacttgcttcttcttggCAGAAACATGGcatcatatttttaggttatttatttacctatgatggctaaaaaaaagctctagcagaagtgCCTGTCGACCGTCACGTAAAAATTcacatctggtgtgaattgcaggagagagagGATGTCACGCACACTCTGCACCGCTTCCACTTCCCGTGTGAACCTGCGTTAGTCTATCTGTAGAAatgctaaataaacaaaatctagACCACAGGTGGAAAAACTATGATCCAGAGGACATTTAAATAATCTCCAAAGTACGATAAATATATTGATGACccttattattgttttattttccctgtaattccgATGTCACTCCATAGATGGTGCTCTACAAGTAAATTGATCTTGCTTAAGTACGGAATGTTAGTTTGTATTTGTGTAGtgttgaaagattttttttcttacactcATCCACTTATTTCATGTCAGGCAGGTattttttccgatcattccaagaccacatgaacgcagcttTTCTCTAAGTTTATGAACATCAACTCATCAGTGCAGCTGGCACTTTACGGgaacaaaaatcacaatttagaaataaaaactccaacatGTTACGatttaatatactttttttttttaatccaaattaattcacgtttttgtccagatttccTGTCATTTATGAGGtggattcataaaaacattGCACACATCTGCTTATTGTCCCGTCAATCTATTGAATCTTAGAACCCTTTATGGTCAACGAGTTTGCCACCCCTGAACTGGACTGTaaacctgtttattttttatttgtaaattgaaATTATTCACATTGGAGTTAATGGAAGCTAAAGTTTTGTCCCAGTGCTTCCTGCTTTGGCTCCAAACACTTTAGTGTTTCAGTGTCATTTAGTCCATCTCTCCTCAACTGATGCATCAAATATTGAgtgaaatgacacaaaaatgaaacatcttCCAGCATGGAGCAGAGTTTGTATTTTGAACAGTGAAAAGCTGCAGAGGTGTGTGCGTTTACATCTGCCCACACAACAGATGTGACTCAGAATTAGAACAGTGTTTTTCGCTTGTCTCCGTTATCCAAATGGTTTGGCAAAGACCcaagtaaagaagaaaaaggtttctgaatattttttttttactttttaattaattccatTTCAATATATTCCTAATGTTTTGcaaatgtacatgtttttattttgtctcatcatttaatttgaaatgtttttgagtCCCTTCCGGCATTATAAGGTAAGCTTTCATTGCTCCCTGCAGGCGGCCCCCCCAttgctgtaaatcaaacaaagctTTGGGTAGTTACATTATGAGAGACATAAATTGAGTCTTCTGCTGATGAGCGATGGAGGTTGTAGTCCTTTTTGTATGCCCATTAAAGAGATGTATGTTGTCAAACTTGATATCACGGTGTGTCCGTGTCAAGGGCAGATGAGGGGATCACGGATATTAACAGCGTGGGGAGGTCAGAATGACTGTTCTGGCAGCTGTGAGGTCTTTATTCTGCTACACGGAAATGCTGAAGCAAATGGCAGTTTGTTAAAGCATTCACTTTGCTCTCAGTCTGTGCTTTAATTGAGAAATTGAGATAATAATTACTGACACTGTGAGAATACATGATGGTTTGGGGTTGTCAACATGAAAGATGCCACTTTGTCACAATCAGATAATCAGATCACAGTCATATTGGAAGAAGAAGGGactgctccaaactgttcctacaaggttgggagcatggaattgtccaaaatgttttggtatcccGAAACATTCAGAATTCCTTTCACTGGATCtaagaaaaacaagcccacaccaccattcctcctccaccaatgcagtctgaaacgtcCCGTTTTCCTTCAACCTAAAAACCCAGACGGTCCATCAGctttccagatggaaaagtgtgactcctccctccagagaagacgtctccactgctctagagtccagtgacgaCGTGCTTAACATCACTGCATCCACGCTTTGCATTGCACTTGTTGATGTGTGTCTTGATCCCGGtactgccatggaaacccattcatgaagctctctgtgtactgtactcagactgatctgaaggtcacatgaaggttggagctctgtagtGATTGACTATGGAGAAAGTCTATGACCTTTTTGCACTATGAGCTTCAGCATCCACTGACCTCTCTCCACTTGGTGTCTGAGTTGCTATTGTTCCAAATACTCTTCCATGTTGATCTGATAGAGTTGACTGTCAACTGTGGAATATCTAGAACATTTCACGATTGGATTTTTTACACAGGTGATATCGTTTGACAGTTCCtcgctggaattcactgagatcctgagagtggaacattctttcacaaatgtttgtctgtTCTTTTAATGTCTGTAAGGGTGTCACATTAATCCGACCGAGCACAAACTGCAATGATTCATTCCTCTTTCATGATCATGTTTGGGCCTTCCATGCTTTAAAGCAGACCCTACCACTCCCAAATCCGGGTCCCTGATTAATCATCTTGCTGCGCTGCTGCAATTatgcataaaaatgttgaaccaGGTTGAACATTCAGTGTGTTCTCAGCAGTTTGGGGGGGTTGTGCTGAGTGGGCACAGGTGTGCAGCGGTCcgtcacatggagcacaacatgaaccaaGTGAAAGGActtgtgatcatttcaatattatgtataaatgtttatttgtattgaatcctttctgttagtaggaaaatgATGTAAGggccaaaaagaaaacatacttggccttaaaattcatatgttttttaagtcatgtgcttaaaaaaaaatcagtaaaaaaaaaatgaaattgtgactttaaagctgtgaattgaattgaattgtggcttgactgaatctgTACATCCCTAATTATGAATattgaataatgatactcctgaagacactgatttctcacaatgaaacataaagcaaaattcagaactttattaatctcagtaattgttacattttcagatgatcccTTACATCACTAAATTTCACGGAGAAAAGGTcctattttcaatgaaaatcaatgtacactttttaaacaaatcttgtcacattttgaactaatgaaaAAATCTGCCGCATTTGTAACAAAATTATTAATCTTTGAAGTGGAGTAGGTCTGAGGTCACCAAAATTTATATGAAGTTTATGTATCATgtgcatatttttaagacattttaatttttaaatgtatgtcaATGCaagtataattaaaaaaaatagcaacagaataaaatgttattttagacGCAGCTAGccagtgagttgtgctatttctAAGAGACCTGCGTCCAACTGTGTGGTCCTTGGGGGCACCCTGGTGCCCGCAGCCACTGTGTTTGTGACCCCTGGTCttcaaaataacacaatttttttttaattttggctaaaagctacatcatcagaattaaaaaaaaaacattggcaACGCCATggaaacagatcagaagatgattggagtgcgAATTGAAGGAAACGGTTTTCATTGGTTCTGCTGGCACggtttcatgttttctgcaggaagtttttttcttcttattcagTAAAAAAAGTCAGCTATTGTGCATCATTTTTTCATAAGGACTCCATGTCTAAAACTGTAAGAAATGTTCTCAAATTTAGCACGTCAAACAGCTGATACTTTAAATAACTTACAAAgagtaaaataattgttttttgtttatttattggctAAAACGATTCAAAAGTCTTTTGAaagacagatttgtttttaaatgagccAGAAAACTGCCTCTGCTGGAGTCAAACGTGGTCATATTGGTTCACATGAGGCACGTCTTCTTTGAGGTGATGTCTTTGATCCACTTTACATAACCTCTGATGTCCGTGTAGACGTTCGGCACATCTGGGTATTTGCAGTTTTCCTCTTTGTTAAAAGAGACAATGCCAACTGCTCTGCCACTGCACACCAGAGGACCTCCAGAGTCCCCCTGCAAAGAGGAGACACCATTAAAAACTCAATCCAACTTTTATCTATAGAactgaaaaatcattttagtgAGAAAACCGACCTGACAGAatccttttttagttttaaatccACCTGCACAGATCACATTGTTGGGAAGTTTGGGCCAACTCTTCTTACAGGTCGTCTGATCTATGATGGTCACATTCACCATCCTCAGGGCATCCACAGAGTGGCCCCTGTTCTTCGTCTTGCCCCATCCAGCCACAGAGCACAGCTGATTTTCTTTCAAGTTCATGTTCATCTCTGCAAGTGGAATGGTTTTAATATTGTTGCCCTTTGGAGCTTTTTTGGCCAACTGCAAACACAGATGTTTTAGTATTAGCTCCTCAGGTGGTTAAAAAGCATTCAGTGATCCAGTTTGAAGAATCTAAATCACAGGTGGCGTCAGCCAGCATAAACGAGAAAAGGTCCATAGGCATTTATTATCAGCAGACCCTCTTGATTACCTAAGCATATACTCACTTTAAGGAGCATGATGTCATGACCTGACATAGTTTCTTTGTAGTGGTGCTTGCATTGGTtgattatttcaattttcttgGCACTGGGgttcttccagttgtgtcctccCAGAATGACATGCGTCAGTTCTCTGAAGAATTGAAGATTGCAAAGTTATTCATGCCTTTATCAATCAGAAGCTGATCGACAGACCTCTGTAAGATGATTTGTGAAGTCTAATTCCTTACAAGTTGCAGTGAGCAGCAGTGACCACAAAGTCCTCTTCGATGAGAAAGCCTCCACACACATGACCTTTTTTGCTCTGGACAGACACCATGAACTGCATGGAGTCTTCTGGAGCAAGATCCCCATTGATGATGGCACTTCCATGAACTGTAGAATAAAATCAGGTTACTGTTTGTCCGTTGGAgaattacaaataaatgcagGTCCTACCATGTGATCCggcacaaatcagagtgaggAAAAGCAGAAACTCTCCCAGATCCTGCATGGTGTCAGTCGATCACAATAGAGCTTCAGAAGATCTCTGTCTGACATGTATTTAGACACGTACAGCCCTCCGCTTTCATCAGAGGCCAATGATCATTTATCTGATCATCGTGTCAGACCACATCCTTTAAGCTGAGTGGCTGCATGTTAGCAGCTGGTTTCATTTTTCATCATGTGCTACACATCTTCAGCATCAACAGAAAAGAGTCTGTATTGAAGCACTTCATCAGAATATTGGGTTGCAAGATTTTGTCTCTTCTTACCGAAcatgaaagcattttttatctCAGAAACTCTTTGAACGTGTGACTTTCAGACCCTTACATGTGGACTGTGATCCAGCATAGAGTCCGTCTGAATCACCATCTCGTTCATGATTAGCTTGTCTAGACTTTCAACAGACACCAGAAAACAGGACCGGATAGTTCTCCAGAACATCTCTGACCCCTCCTTCAGATTACCACACACAACCTCTGTCAGACAGGATAGAAATGTTCCTATAAAGTAAATATACCTCTCTTTTTAAGTTGTCTGAGTTCACTGGCTTGTTGATAGAGAAGTCTCAAATATTAGAAATGTATCAAATTCAGTCAAGCCATAATTCGATttatttcacagttttaaagtgacaatttcctgtttttattttttttttcatcacaatgaattaaaaacattttaaggcaaagtatattttctttttgccccttacatcaaactgtctgttttcctacaaaCAGAATGATTCAATACTAATAAACAATTATACTtgatactgaaatgatcacaagtcctttcatactctgttcatgttgtgctccatgtgacAGACCGCTCCGCACCTGCACCTGCTTAgcacaacccccccccccccNNNNNNNNNNNNNNNNNNNNNGCTGAGCGTGCACTGAATGTTCAACCCGATTCAACATTTTTACGCATAAACGCAGCAGCACAGCAcagtgaccaatcagggacctggATTTGGGAGTGTGCATGGGCAGCATCCGCTGCCAAAAGTTAACATAAGAAATGACTGTGGTTTGTGTCCAGTTGGATTAAAATAACACCCATTCCGATTTTAAAGGAACAGAAtcgtgaaaacaaaaaagcctggagcaagatttcgGGCATTCGCActgttttgactttttgctcTGACGTTCTCTCTATTGCAGGTGGTGGAGGAGCGCTAACGAAtagttaaaattcaaaaatagaaaattctcCTCTGTGCTGATACCTGTGTGagcgcgctgctccggtgtggataccaacTGCTGAGCGCACGTTTATAAACTCGTGAAAAGCGATTTCTTGAATGCACCGCCTAGTGCACATTGAACCAGGTTGAACATTCAGTGTGGACTCAGTGCGTgcccgatttgtgcgtagagGTCACGACCTGACTTAAAAAATTGCGCTCTAGCCAGGAATTGTGGTGTGCGCGCGTTTGAATTGACTTTTCATGGAAAGTGTCGCTTGATCGCGCAGCCGGTGTGTAagcacctacacacacacaagtggACACACTCATAGGCGTCCCTGTATGGAAAGCTGTTAAAtcgattttttaattttctgcatcgatgaacatgttgatgagtttgaattgttttttttacagattccccaaaaattgttacatttttaatgaatatgtATCAATACTTCTCTTAGTTCTGCAGACAAAAGCTAGTacctgttttaattattttgttatcagacacgTGATTGTTTCATACTTGACATGTTTTGACAGAGAGCTTCTGTCTTCATTAGAGTTGTCTCTGATGCGGAAAGCAAGCCCAGACTACCATGAACAGGGATGAGGGGGCTTTTCTGCTCTCCCATACTTGGAGCAACATCCTCCAGGAGTAAGCCGGACAGCggggggcggagtcacctgtcagactttgacaggtgactcCGCCTTAGAAACAATCAGCTGTTTTATACACGTCACACTCCACCACCTGGTGACAACTCTGACGAGGACGGAAGCTCTCTGTCGAAACATGTCAAGTGTGAAACAATCAtgtgtctgataacaaaataattgaaACAGTTATGAATAATACAGACACTATGAATTTTATCGCATTAACGCTAGTAGTTCTCACGGAGAAAGGAAAACAACATCTGCATAGGCACTTAGTTTACAATGAGGAGTTTCGTTTTAATTCCCTCCACTACTTTATTGTCttatcagcccagtctcagtaaaatgcgtacatatgccacgatttgggaaataccgtgtataatatgcGTCAAAACgagtttttgcgtgcatataatacgcgcggtcctaaacgtgttaaaacgtgttttccacgtttgacacgtcccctggtggaggcgtgagcatcacagacagccccacaaacgaacaatttgcttttctaaccctaaccataaccgtaatcctaaccttaaccaggaacaacgtcatttagaaaagagccggaggatttcttaccacgtgatcaaaacgaaacctaaaaagtcgtgtatattgtacgccggcgccacctattctctaccattgcgtatcatatgcacgcaaaaagcgtgtttggcgtatattatacacggtatttcagagtgcaaagtcgtggaatatgtacgcattttactgcgaccgtgtTGGAATATTGCTACAACcaaaggggagggggggctgtgtgatcttgatgatgtcattagaATGTGATGAAGTTTTGTACATAAATGAtcacaggtttgcccattttaaTCTGATACCTCTTTATCTGTGTGATTCACTTTATCTACTTATGGAGGATTGTTCTTTACTGCTGATGTTTCTTTGTGATAAGAGACAGAACTCAAGCTGCTTAGCAGAAACTTGCTGAAACCACCTGTGCCCACACGGATCTACTGAAAGCTTAAGAACATGGAGTTAGTCTTTAAGAGCATTGTGTTAATTGTGAAACGATCTGCAGCTGGTATTCCCCTCCCTTTCAATGTAACTAAGGAACGCCccagactaaataaaacagaaggTGTGGCAGAGAGACGGCAGAGTGGAGAAGAGACAGCCTGCACAGTCTTAGACCGTTTCTCCTTGCAGTAAAAATATGATTTCTGACCTCTCTTGTCCTTCTTGCAGTCGTAGAGAAATGTTTAGACCTAACAGAATGTCATTGCTTTCGTTTGTTCATTCATTGCAATTAACTCTAAGATTCTTCAAAGCTAAATTTC includes:
- the LOC118600154 gene encoding granzyme-like protein 1 → MQDLGEFLLFLTLICAGSHVHGSAIINGDLAPEDSMQFMVSVQSKKGHVCGGFLIEEDFVVTAAHCNLELTHVILGGHNWKNPSAKKIEIINQCKHHYKETMSGHDIMLLKLAKKAPKGNNIKTIPLAEMNMNLKENQLCSVAGWGKTKNRGHSVDALRMVNVTIIDQTTCKKSWPKLPNNVICAGGFKTKKGFCQGDSGGPLVCSGRAVGIVSFNKEENCKYPDVPNVYTDIRGYVKWIKDITSKKTCLM